The following coding sequences lie in one Alloacidobacterium dinghuense genomic window:
- a CDS encoding alpha-L-fucosidase, with protein MKFVHRTFALVGASVVLIAAGLVGCTQQPKQTTESTPAPKSPDHPVAAIQDTETPEQRDARMAWWREARFGMFIHWGLYSIPAGTWNGKQIPGIGEWIMNTASIPVADYKALAPKFNPTGFNAHDIVALAKAAGMKYIVITSKHHDGFAMYDSKANDFNIAAGTPFKRDPIKELAEECKKQGIKLGFYYSQDQDWTAPGGAALKTGDHQPPTYHWDKAQDGNFQQYLETKAIPQLKELLANYGDYPAVIWFDTPTPDMTPQLAAEIVTVLNQYPKLIWNNRLGGGYKGDTETPEQFIPAQGYPGRDWESCMTMNDTWGYKSYDKNFKSTETLLRNLIDIASKGGNYLLNIGPDSHGVVPPEEVVRLHQVGKWLDVNGEAIYGTQPTLFGAEAGSFSDTEKDKDGKPKFIPAWDWRSTTKADKVYVEIFKWPHGTFHLDKMPRKVTGAYLLADSAHKPLKFNQSGDRVDVQLPANGLDPIATVLVLEAAK; from the coding sequence TTGAAATTTGTCCATCGCACCTTCGCCTTAGTCGGCGCCAGCGTCGTCCTCATCGCCGCGGGCTTAGTGGGTTGCACGCAGCAGCCAAAACAAACAACGGAGAGCACGCCCGCTCCAAAGTCTCCCGACCATCCAGTCGCGGCGATTCAGGACACCGAGACGCCCGAGCAACGCGATGCCCGCATGGCATGGTGGCGTGAAGCCCGCTTCGGCATGTTCATCCACTGGGGACTCTACTCCATTCCAGCTGGCACATGGAACGGCAAACAAATTCCCGGCATCGGCGAGTGGATCATGAATACCGCCTCCATCCCTGTCGCCGACTACAAAGCACTCGCGCCCAAGTTCAATCCCACCGGCTTCAACGCGCATGACATCGTCGCCCTCGCCAAGGCTGCCGGCATGAAGTACATCGTCATCACCTCGAAGCATCACGACGGCTTCGCCATGTATGACTCGAAGGCGAACGACTTCAACATCGCCGCCGGCACGCCCTTCAAGCGCGACCCAATCAAAGAACTCGCCGAGGAGTGCAAGAAGCAGGGAATCAAGCTAGGCTTCTACTACTCGCAAGACCAGGACTGGACCGCTCCCGGCGGCGCTGCTCTCAAGACCGGCGACCACCAACCGCCCACCTATCACTGGGACAAAGCGCAGGACGGCAATTTCCAGCAATATCTCGAAACCAAAGCCATTCCTCAGCTCAAGGAGTTGCTGGCCAACTACGGCGATTATCCCGCAGTCATCTGGTTTGACACGCCCACGCCGGACATGACCCCGCAGCTGGCAGCCGAAATCGTCACCGTCCTCAACCAGTATCCAAAGCTCATCTGGAACAACCGTCTCGGCGGCGGATATAAGGGTGACACCGAAACCCCCGAGCAGTTCATTCCCGCGCAGGGTTATCCCGGCCGCGACTGGGAATCCTGCATGACCATGAACGACACCTGGGGTTACAAGTCCTACGACAAAAACTTCAAGTCAACCGAGACGCTGTTGCGCAACCTCATCGACATCGCCAGCAAAGGCGGCAACTACCTGCTGAACATCGGTCCCGATTCGCACGGCGTCGTTCCGCCTGAGGAAGTCGTGCGTCTCCATCAAGTGGGCAAGTGGCTCGACGTAAATGGCGAGGCGATCTACGGCACCCAGCCCACTCTCTTCGGAGCCGAAGCTGGCAGCTTCAGCGATACCGAAAAAGACAAGGACGGCAAGCCGAAGTTCATTCCCGCGTGGGATTGGCGCTCCACCACCAAGGCCGACAAGGTCTACGTCGAAATCTTCAAGTGGCCCCACGGCACCTTCCATCTGGACAAGATGCCGCGTAAAGTCACCGGCGCATATCTGCTGGCCGATTCCGCCCACAAGCCACTCAAATTCAACCAATCGGGTGACAGAGTTGACGTCCAGCTCCCGGCAAACGGGCTTGATCCCATCGCCACTGTTCTGGTCCTTGAAGCAGCGAAGTAG
- the pnp gene encoding polyribonucleotide nucleotidyltransferase, which yields MKHEVTVELAGGKRLTFETGRMAKQASGAALVTQGDSVVLATAVAAPDPKEGIDFFPLTVDYREYAYAGGRIPGGFIKREGRPSEREILTSRQIDRPIRPLFPEGFRNETQVIALVFSADKENDPDVIGINAASAALALSDIPFGATVGAVRVGQVNGEFVINPSYTDRRDSKINITVVGTKDGIVMIESGSEGVTEDVVVDAIEFGHAEIKKIVAVIDELAAKAGKPKRPVTASEFDQAYYDALFAKVGDRLKDALDTKTHAKTESYALVKQIKDELAAELKELPEAEQGAAKKKLATYYETLRERIFREQVTKDRIRPDRRAFDEIRPITIETGVLPRTHGSALFTRGETQALVTATLGTNDDSQRLETFEGEQKKRFMLHYNFPPFSVGEVGRMTGVGRREVGHGALAERAISAVLPSEADSPYAIRIVSDILESNGSSSMASVCGASLALMDAGIPLKAAVAGVAMGLVKEGDDYAILTDIAGAEDHYGDMDFKVAGTREGITALQMDIKISGITGQIMREAMEQARRGRLFLLDTMDAALNGPRTEKSKYAPQIRTLQIPTDKIRDLIGPGGKTIRGIIEATQVKIDVDDTGRVNVASSDEEGLKKALAMINDLTAVPEVGKTYLGKVVRLAEFGAFVEIFPGTDGLLHISEISEHRVKDVKDELREGDQVLVKVLGIEGNRIKLSRKALLKEQRAKLGITEPQSGQIDDVAASGEPQENHDHRERPARTEERQPSSNASTITIEGGDDFDDEEGSGEEGEEVNFNRADGAPAHAGSGDRRPGGGGGANNNRRRRGRGRRGPGRGPGGGGGNRGPQ from the coding sequence ATGAAACACGAAGTGACAGTTGAGCTTGCCGGTGGCAAGCGGCTGACCTTTGAAACTGGCCGTATGGCCAAGCAGGCCTCTGGCGCAGCCCTGGTCACCCAAGGTGACAGCGTGGTGCTCGCAACCGCCGTGGCCGCCCCCGATCCAAAAGAGGGAATCGATTTCTTTCCCCTCACCGTCGATTATCGCGAGTACGCCTACGCAGGCGGCCGCATTCCTGGCGGATTCATCAAGCGCGAAGGCCGTCCCAGCGAGCGTGAAATTCTCACCAGCCGCCAGATCGACCGCCCCATTCGCCCGCTCTTTCCTGAAGGCTTCCGCAACGAGACCCAGGTCATCGCCCTCGTCTTCTCCGCTGACAAGGAAAACGATCCCGACGTCATCGGCATCAACGCCGCCAGCGCCGCCCTCGCCCTCTCCGATATTCCCTTCGGCGCAACTGTGGGCGCAGTTCGCGTAGGTCAGGTCAATGGCGAGTTCGTCATCAATCCGTCCTACACCGATCGCCGCGACAGCAAGATCAACATCACCGTCGTCGGCACCAAAGACGGCATCGTGATGATCGAAAGCGGCTCCGAAGGCGTGACAGAAGACGTCGTCGTTGACGCCATCGAGTTTGGCCACGCCGAGATCAAGAAGATCGTCGCCGTGATCGACGAGCTGGCAGCCAAGGCCGGCAAGCCAAAGCGCCCCGTCACCGCTTCTGAGTTCGATCAGGCCTACTACGACGCGCTGTTCGCCAAGGTCGGTGATCGTCTCAAGGACGCGCTCGACACCAAGACCCACGCCAAGACCGAGAGCTATGCTCTCGTGAAGCAGATCAAGGACGAGCTGGCAGCCGAACTCAAAGAGCTGCCCGAAGCAGAGCAGGGTGCAGCCAAGAAGAAGCTGGCCACCTACTACGAAACTTTGCGCGAGCGCATCTTCCGCGAGCAGGTCACCAAGGACCGCATCCGCCCCGACCGTCGCGCCTTCGACGAGATTCGCCCCATCACCATTGAAACCGGTGTGTTGCCCCGCACCCACGGCTCCGCGCTCTTCACCCGTGGTGAAACCCAGGCGCTCGTTACCGCGACTCTCGGCACCAATGACGATTCGCAGCGCCTAGAAACCTTCGAAGGCGAGCAGAAGAAGCGCTTCATGCTGCACTACAACTTCCCGCCCTTCTCGGTTGGCGAAGTGGGCCGTATGACCGGTGTTGGCCGCCGCGAAGTGGGCCACGGCGCACTGGCGGAACGCGCCATCAGCGCCGTGCTGCCCAGCGAAGCCGATTCACCCTACGCCATCCGCATCGTCTCCGACATTCTTGAGTCGAACGGCTCGTCGTCCATGGCTTCGGTCTGCGGCGCCAGCCTCGCTCTTATGGATGCGGGTATTCCGCTCAAGGCAGCGGTGGCCGGTGTGGCTATGGGTCTGGTGAAGGAAGGCGACGACTACGCCATCCTCACCGACATCGCTGGAGCCGAAGACCACTACGGCGATATGGACTTCAAGGTTGCCGGAACGCGCGAAGGCATCACCGCCCTGCAGATGGACATCAAGATCAGCGGCATCACCGGGCAGATCATGCGCGAGGCCATGGAACAGGCTCGCCGTGGACGACTCTTCCTGCTGGACACGATGGACGCTGCGCTCAACGGGCCACGTACGGAGAAGTCGAAGTACGCGCCGCAGATTCGTACCCTGCAGATCCCAACCGACAAGATCCGCGACCTCATCGGGCCGGGTGGCAAAACCATCCGTGGCATTATCGAGGCCACGCAGGTCAAGATCGACGTCGACGACACCGGCCGCGTCAACGTGGCTTCATCGGACGAAGAGGGCTTGAAGAAGGCACTGGCGATGATCAACGACCTCACCGCCGTCCCCGAAGTCGGCAAAACGTATCTTGGCAAGGTAGTCCGTCTCGCCGAGTTCGGCGCCTTCGTCGAAATCTTCCCCGGCACTGACGGTCTCCTGCACATCAGCGAGATCTCTGAGCACCGCGTGAAGGACGTGAAGGACGAGCTGCGCGAAGGCGATCAGGTGCTGGTCAAGGTTCTCGGCATCGAAGGCAACCGCATCAAGCTCTCGCGCAAGGCCCTCTTGAAGGAGCAGCGCGCGAAGCTCGGCATCACCGAGCCCCAATCCGGCCAGATCGACGACGTAGCCGCATCGGGCGAGCCGCAGGAAAACCACGACCATCGCGAACGGCCAGCGCGCACCGAAGAGCGCCAGCCATCCTCGAACGCCAGCACCATCACCATCGAAGGTGGCGACGATTTCGACGATGAGGAAGGCAGCGGCGAAGAGGGCGAAGAAGTGAACTTCAACCGCGCTGATGGCGCACCAGCCCACGCAGGCAGCGGCGATCGCCGCCCCGGTGGCGGAGGTGGTGCCAACAACAACCGCCGTCGTCGCGGCCGTGGCCGTCGCGGCCCAGGACGCGGACCCGGCGGTGGGGGCGGCAACCGCGGTCCACAGTAA
- a CDS encoding M14 family zinc carboxypeptidase translates to MSFSAFSRGAITLCAVIFCLQATAQMDQTYARDAKQAIDQDYTQRIAKYTTLPELNSPLTDYLPASPTVPTPEKVLGDVSGAPDILPYAEDVYRYFRMLESASPRVKVLTIGHSEEGREMIAVGVADESLLKNYKENDARLAKLADPRIINMNDATAADLVRQSVPVYYITGTIHSPETGAPTALMELAYRLAVDDAPYIQYIRSHMITLITPVVEVDGRDRMVDIYKWHKAHPNENYPRLVYWGHYVAHDNNRDAMTLTLNLSRNVLDTYIGWHAQVLHDLHESVPFLYDNTVGDEPYNAWLDPILTNEWQMIGWNNVQEMTKFGMPGVFTHGNFDTWSPGYLMFLAAMHNGISRLYETFGNGGADTVERILTPDEYSRTWYRQNPPYPKVKWSQRDNNNYEQTAILVSLSYFAQNAQTFLNNFYLKSKRSILKPSDSGPAAYVLPANEESKDRRRMLLDILRAQHVEISETTEAVTVSIPVKPKRESREEDSTTKPQQPKTEQRTFPADSYVIRMDQPYSRIADALLDRQYWAPNDPQKTPYDDTGWSLPSLFNVEAVRVTESAILKSRMQPVKDQASGDSPSGSGSVYLIANHADPGIITLRYLLKNATVSVTDAATTVDGQQFPTGSLIIQNANADDVKSALEKTKLAATAVNAAPSVAKHNVGAPRIAMMHTWLSTQTEGWWRQAFDKLGVPFDYISTQSVSNDDNLGSKYDVIIFASVGGARTAQIIQGLPMWGNALPWKKTELTPNLGRIDSTDDMRPGLGYSGVEHLQHFVAQGGLLITSGDTAQFAIEIGLAPGVSVVTHGDLKVVGTLLATVTVDPKSPVLYGYTKPLTVYSEDGLSMNVSNTVGGTRAPRLAGSEERTTGRGGPDDPDIPQGRPYMAADDRPRPKPWEPMPLNEEQTRNNPNVIPAELRPQVLLRYADKESLLVAGLLDHGDLMAQHAAIVAAHLGKGTVLLFANNPVYRGETIGSYPLVFNAILNFNQLGQRSASGNQAAK, encoded by the coding sequence ATGTCATTCTCTGCTTTTTCCCGCGGAGCCATTACGCTCTGCGCGGTCATTTTCTGCCTGCAGGCCACAGCGCAAATGGATCAGACTTATGCGCGTGACGCAAAACAGGCCATCGATCAGGACTACACGCAGCGCATCGCCAAATACACCACGCTGCCCGAATTGAATTCGCCTCTCACCGACTATCTGCCCGCATCCCCGACAGTGCCCACGCCAGAAAAGGTGCTAGGCGACGTTTCCGGCGCGCCTGACATCCTGCCCTACGCCGAAGATGTCTATCGCTACTTCCGCATGCTTGAGTCAGCCAGCCCACGCGTGAAGGTCTTAACCATCGGCCATAGCGAAGAAGGCCGCGAGATGATCGCTGTAGGCGTCGCCGACGAGTCGTTACTCAAAAACTACAAGGAAAACGATGCGCGCCTCGCAAAGCTCGCCGACCCGAGAATAATCAACATGAACGACGCAACGGCAGCGGACCTCGTCAGGCAGTCCGTACCCGTCTACTACATCACTGGAACCATCCATTCCCCCGAGACAGGCGCACCAACCGCGCTCATGGAACTCGCTTATCGTCTCGCCGTGGATGACGCGCCCTACATCCAGTACATCCGCTCGCACATGATCACGCTCATCACGCCCGTGGTCGAAGTCGACGGTCGCGATCGCATGGTCGACATCTACAAATGGCACAAGGCGCATCCGAATGAGAACTATCCGCGCCTTGTTTACTGGGGGCACTACGTCGCGCATGACAATAACCGCGATGCGATGACACTGACCCTCAACCTCTCGCGCAATGTCCTCGATACTTACATTGGATGGCACGCCCAGGTACTCCACGACCTCCACGAATCGGTGCCGTTCCTCTACGACAACACCGTTGGCGACGAGCCCTACAACGCGTGGCTCGACCCGATCCTCACTAACGAATGGCAGATGATCGGCTGGAACAACGTCCAGGAGATGACGAAGTTCGGCATGCCCGGCGTCTTCACCCACGGCAATTTCGATACGTGGAGCCCCGGCTACCTCATGTTCCTCGCCGCCATGCACAACGGCATCAGCCGTCTCTATGAAACCTTCGGCAACGGCGGAGCAGACACCGTCGAGCGCATCCTCACACCCGACGAATACTCGCGCACCTGGTACCGCCAGAACCCACCCTATCCCAAAGTGAAGTGGTCGCAGCGCGACAACAATAACTACGAGCAGACTGCGATCCTGGTTTCGCTCAGCTACTTCGCGCAGAACGCGCAGACTTTTCTCAACAACTTCTATCTCAAGAGCAAGCGATCGATTCTGAAGCCAAGCGACTCCGGCCCAGCCGCTTACGTGCTTCCTGCAAACGAAGAATCGAAGGACCGCCGGCGAATGCTCCTCGACATCCTGCGCGCGCAACATGTCGAGATCAGCGAAACAACCGAGGCCGTCACCGTATCGATACCAGTTAAGCCAAAACGCGAGAGCAGGGAAGAGGACTCCACAACTAAGCCGCAGCAGCCGAAGACAGAACAGCGAACCTTCCCCGCAGACAGCTACGTTATCCGCATGGACCAGCCGTACTCGCGCATTGCCGACGCGTTACTAGACCGCCAGTACTGGGCCCCCAACGATCCGCAGAAGACTCCCTATGACGACACAGGATGGTCGCTGCCATCTCTTTTCAACGTAGAAGCCGTGCGCGTAACCGAGTCCGCAATCCTCAAATCTCGAATGCAGCCGGTGAAGGATCAAGCCTCAGGCGACAGCCCGTCCGGATCAGGTTCTGTCTACCTGATTGCGAATCACGCCGATCCAGGGATCATCACACTCCGATACTTACTGAAGAATGCCACCGTATCGGTCACAGATGCTGCAACAACAGTCGATGGCCAGCAATTTCCAACCGGATCGCTCATCATTCAAAATGCGAACGCAGACGACGTGAAGTCCGCGCTGGAAAAGACCAAATTAGCCGCAACCGCAGTGAACGCGGCGCCATCTGTCGCCAAGCACAACGTGGGTGCCCCACGCATTGCCATGATGCACACGTGGCTCAGTACGCAGACCGAAGGGTGGTGGCGGCAGGCGTTCGATAAGCTAGGCGTACCCTTCGACTACATCAGCACCCAGAGTGTCAGCAATGACGACAATCTCGGCTCGAAATACGACGTGATCATCTTCGCCTCCGTTGGCGGGGCGCGCACAGCACAGATCATTCAGGGCTTGCCGATGTGGGGCAACGCGCTTCCATGGAAAAAGACTGAACTGACGCCAAACCTGGGCCGCATCGACTCAACCGACGACATGCGCCCGGGACTCGGCTATAGCGGTGTCGAGCATTTGCAGCATTTCGTCGCGCAAGGCGGTCTGCTCATCACATCCGGAGACACAGCGCAGTTCGCCATCGAAATCGGCCTCGCGCCCGGCGTCTCCGTGGTCACGCATGGCGATCTGAAAGTTGTTGGCACGCTGCTGGCAACAGTCACCGTCGATCCGAAATCGCCCGTGCTCTACGGATACACCAAGCCACTCACTGTCTATAGCGAAGACGGCCTTTCGATGAACGTGAGCAACACTGTTGGCGGCACGCGCGCCCCGCGTCTCGCAGGCAGCGAAGAGCGCACCACGGGTCGCGGCGGCCCGGATGACCCCGACATCCCTCAAGGCCGTCCTTATATGGCTGCCGATGATCGTCCACGGCCAAAGCCATGGGAGCCGATGCCGCTGAATGAGGAGCAGACCCGCAACAACCCCAACGTCATCCCAGCGGAGCTTCGACCGCAGGTCCTCCTCCGCTATGCCGATAAGGAGTCATTACTGGTTGCAGGCCTGCTCGATCACGGCGATCTAATGGCGCAGCATGCTGCCATCGTCGCCGCCCACCTGGGCAAAGGAACGGTGCTGCTCTTCGCGAACAACCCTGTCTATCGCGGCGAGACGATCGGTAGCTATCCGCTGGTTTTCAACGCAATTCTGAATTTCAACCAGCTAGGACAACGCAGCGCATCTGGTAATCAAGCAGCAAAATAG
- a CDS encoding MFS transporter, with translation MALNTEEKIEPEKPASSLSYSYAWRALRHRNFRLFFGGQSISLIGTWMTRIATSWLVYRLTKSSLLLGTVSFAGQIPTFLLAPFAGVLVDRMDRRKVLVWTQVLAMVQSLVLAALTLTHRINIHEVLALSVFQGMINAFDMPGRQSFLVQMVEDRGDLSNAIAINSSMVNLARLVGPSLAGLVIAATNEGWCFLIDGVSYIAVIASLLLMQVKVSAVKRATASMVDQLKEGWEYVSNFVPIRTILLLFALISLMGMPFVVLMPVFAAQVLHGGAHTLGFLMGALGVGALISALSLVVRKSVRGLTKMIPIAAAIFGIGLVSFGLSHSQWLSLLLMLVTGFGMMQGMTASNTIIQTLVPEDKRGRVMSYYTVAFVGMAPFGSLLAGALGHAIGSQRTVMLSGVACILGAIWFWSRLKVIRKEMRPIYEQLGIVQPKIPVVVEEEASTS, from the coding sequence ATGGCGCTCAATACAGAAGAAAAAATAGAACCGGAAAAACCGGCATCCTCGCTTAGCTACTCGTATGCGTGGCGCGCGCTGCGCCACCGCAACTTCCGCCTGTTTTTCGGCGGGCAGAGCATTTCGCTCATCGGCACCTGGATGACGCGCATCGCCACCTCGTGGCTCGTCTACCGTCTTACGAAGTCTTCGCTGCTTCTGGGCACCGTCAGCTTCGCCGGGCAGATTCCCACCTTTCTGCTCGCTCCGTTCGCGGGTGTCCTCGTCGATCGGATGGACCGCCGGAAAGTCCTTGTCTGGACACAGGTGCTCGCCATGGTGCAATCCCTGGTACTGGCCGCACTCACGCTGACGCATCGCATCAATATTCATGAAGTATTAGCGCTGAGCGTCTTTCAGGGCATGATCAACGCATTCGATATGCCCGGCCGCCAGTCCTTCCTGGTGCAGATGGTTGAAGATCGCGGCGACCTCTCGAACGCCATCGCCATCAATTCGTCGATGGTGAACCTTGCCCGGCTCGTCGGTCCCTCGCTCGCCGGCCTTGTCATTGCCGCCACAAACGAAGGCTGGTGTTTCCTGATCGACGGCGTCAGCTACATCGCCGTCATCGCGTCGCTCCTGCTGATGCAAGTTAAGGTGAGCGCTGTAAAACGTGCAACCGCCTCCATGGTCGATCAGCTCAAAGAAGGCTGGGAGTATGTTTCGAACTTCGTCCCCATCCGTACTATTCTTTTGCTCTTTGCCCTTATCAGTCTCATGGGCATGCCTTTTGTCGTGCTCATGCCCGTTTTCGCAGCCCAGGTGCTGCATGGCGGCGCGCACACATTAGGCTTTCTGATGGGTGCGCTCGGCGTTGGCGCGCTCATCTCGGCGCTTTCGCTCGTGGTGCGAAAGTCCGTCCGCGGCCTGACCAAGATGATTCCCATCGCAGCCGCGATTTTTGGAATTGGCCTTGTCAGTTTTGGCCTGTCGCACAGCCAGTGGCTTTCGCTGCTGCTCATGTTGGTCACCGGCTTCGGTATGATGCAGGGCATGACCGCGAGCAACACCATCATTCAGACGCTCGTTCCCGAGGATAAGCGCGGACGCGTGATGAGCTACTACACAGTCGCATTCGTGGGCATGGCGCCATTCGGAAGCCTGCTCGCCGGAGCCCTGGGGCACGCCATCGGTTCGCAAAGAACCGTGATGTTAAGCGGCGTTGCCTGCATCCTCGGGGCAATATGGTTCTGGTCGCGGCTCAAAGTCATTCGCAAAGAGATGCGCCCGATTTACGAGCAGCTCGGCATCGTGCAACCCAAAATACCTGTCGTCGTGGAAGAAGAGGCCAGCACGAGCTAG
- the rpsO gene encoding 30S ribosomal protein S15 produces the protein MLAPAKKTDIISRFRTHDSDTGSPEVQIAILSERIGELTEHFKTHAKDHASRRGLLMLVSKRRRLLDYLKTNDSDRYRDVIGKLGIRK, from the coding sequence GTGCTGGCACCTGCAAAAAAAACCGACATTATCTCTCGCTTTCGCACTCACGACTCCGACACCGGCAGTCCTGAAGTGCAGATCGCGATCCTGAGCGAGCGCATCGGCGAGTTGACCGAGCATTTCAAGACCCACGCCAAGGACCATGCGTCCCGCCGCGGCCTTCTCATGCTTGTCAGCAAGCGCCGCCGCCTGCTCGATTACCTCAAGACGAACGATTCTGACCGCTACCGGGACGTCATCGGAAAACTGGGCATCCGCAAGTAG